In Alkalibacter saccharofermentans DSM 14828, the DNA window AGCAGGAGGGTTAAGCCTTCTTCTTAATCACGGCAGCAAGGGAGAGGTCCTCTCCGGCATATTCATATTATTCCTCGGAGTAGCTTTCCTGCTCGGAAACCTTGAGATTTGGAATATCAACCTATCTTTCGTATTTAAACTCTTTTGGCCTACCATGTTGATTCTTATTGGAGTTTCGTTCTTGACTGGAAAGAGGGGAAGCGGTAAATCCAATTATGCGATCATGGGCGGTGTGGAAAGAAACAAGGAAGCTTGGACTTTAGATGAAACGGGTTTTGTTGCTTTTATGGGGGGAATAGAACTAAATTTTAAATATGCTGAAATCCCGGAAGGCGAAACCGCAATAGATTTGACAGCCATCATGGGCGGCATTGAAATCAGGGTCCCAAAAGACATTGATGTAGAATGCAAGGGTTCGGTCATACTTGGAGGCTTGGAGCTTTTAAGCAGATCTACAG includes these proteins:
- a CDS encoding cell wall-active antibiotics response protein, which encodes MKRIGGNFLFGILILLFGLALLINNLGIMDISIGSIISTWWPLFVIAGGLSLLLNHGSKGEVLSGIFILFLGVAFLLGNLEIWNINLSFVFKLFWPTMLILIGVSFLTGKRGSGKSNYAIMGGVERNKEAWTLDETGFVAFMGGIELNFKYAEIPEGETAIDLTAIMGGIEIRVPKDIDVECKGSVILGGLELLSRSTGGLIASTSSSQKGTGDSKKKLTFYCRAIMGGIEIKSID